From the Platichthys flesus chromosome 6, fPlaFle2.1, whole genome shotgun sequence genome, one window contains:
- the fads2 gene encoding LOW QUALITY PROTEIN: acyl-CoA 6-desaturase (The sequence of the model RefSeq protein was modified relative to this genomic sequence to represent the inferred CDS: inserted 2 bases in 1 codon; substituted 1 base at 1 genomic stop codon) gives MGGGGQLNEPGEPWRAGXVQSHSSKSDLLLVIDRKVYNTTLWAERHPAGCPVISHYGYAGLLTSDTLGRATQDLVRCNSYYLRYFCCDIPLYGLFGSVXLECCKCLRLLESHWFVWLTQMSHLPMDIDHQRHQDLLPQHLQATCNTGQSVFNDRSTGHLSFQMERHLLKFTYTAFVLLRALCVNYGIPYHVQTLCQGFEIVLRHVQIQQ, from the exons ATGGGCGGTGGAGGCCAGCTGAACGAGCCAGGAGAGCCATGGAGGGCTGG GGTGCAGAGCCACAGCAGCAAGAGCGACCTGCTGCTGGTCATTGATCGGAAAGTTTACAACACCACACTGTGGGCCGAAAGACATCCAGCAGGGTGTCCTGTCATCAGCCACTATGGATATGCTG GCCTTTTGACATCAGACACCCTCGGCCGGGCGACCCA GGATCTGGTTCGGTGCAATTCGTACTATCTACGTTACTTCTGCTGTGACATTCCCCTGTACGGCCTGTTTGGCTCAGTG TGACTGGAATGTTGTAAATGTCTCAGGTTACTGGAGAGTCACTGGTTCGTGTGGCTGACTCAGATGAGTCATCTGCCAATGGACATTGACCACCAGAGGCACCAGGACTTGTTACCACAACAC ctccaaGCCACCTGCAATACTGGGCAGTCTGTCTTCAACGATCGGTCCACAGGACACCTCAGCTTTCAGATGGAGCGTCA CCTTCTGAAGTTCACATATACTGCATTTGTACTCCTCCGTGCCCTCTGTGTGAACTATGGGATTCCTTACCATGTGCAAACTCTGTGTCAAGGCTTCGAGATTGTCCTCAGACATGTCCAA ATACAACAATAA
- the LOC133955836 gene encoding leucine-rich repeat-containing protein 10B, translated as MGNSSGKEEGGEEVEEGAKEDEETEVKEKKKEQEVEVEEELPMGVEELLESDDPVLDLSYRKFRRLPSRVCGLMHLEKLYACGNRLRTLPAGISQLQGLRILALDFNKMEDVPAPVFQLTKLTRLYLGSNRLMTLPPEMRNLQSLRCLWMESNYFQTFPRELYDLPNLKSLQIGDNRLKTLPPDLWRMEALRGLWLYGNRFDSFPKVLLRMENLEILDLDRNKITEFPSLKRLKSLRLFSYDHNPVKEPPKVGMEVLVVGEGAAEFLEVREARNERLRKAAEEEAEELALAGEEPVIHGILKNSSSKQATTDAAMTVEDGDVQEGETMVEEEELEKGEGELAFMEYDGAELEYDEEGVEYETEELICEGDGFEYEGEELEYDRVNMDYEYEEEETR; from the coding sequence ATGGGCAACTCCTctgggaaggaggagggaggagaagaagtagaGGAGGGGGCcaaggaagacgaggagacagaagtcaaggagaaaaagaaagagcaagagGTGGAGGTCGAGGAAGAGCTTCCGATGGGGGTAGAGGAGTTGCTGGAGAGCGACGACCCCGTGCTGGACTTGAGCTACCGTAAATTCAGGCGTCTGCCATCACGTGTGTGTGGACTGATGCACCTGGAGAAGCTGTATGCTTGCGGAAACCGCCTGCGCACTCTGCCAGCCGGCATCTCCCAGTTGCAGGGTCTCCGGATACTTGCCCTGGACTTCAACAAGATGGAGGACGTTCCTGCGCCTGTCTTTCAGCTCACTAAACTCACTCGCCTCTACCTGGGCAGCAACCGCTTGATGACCCTCCCGCCTGAGATGAGGAACCTGCAGAGTCTGCGCTGCCTGTGGATGGAGAGCAACTACTTCCAGACGTTTCCACGGGAGCTCTATGACCTACCCAACCTCAAGTCCCTTCAGATCGGGGACAACCGGCTGAAGACCTTGCCTCCTGACCTGTGGCGTATGGAGGCTTTGCGGGGATTATGGCTCTATGGGAACCGCTTTGATTCCTTCCCCAAAGTCCTGCTGCGCATGGAGAACCTGGAGATCCTGGACCTCGACCGCAACAAGATAACAGAGTTTCCCAGCCTTAAGCGTCTCAAATCCCTGCGCCTGTTCTCCTACGACCACAACCCGGTCAAGGAACCTCCCAAAGTGGGAATGGAAGTGCTGGTAGTGGGGGAAGGGGCCGCTGAGTTCTTAGAGGTACGCGAAGCCAGGAATGAGAGGCTACGAaaggctgcagaggaagaggcagaggaattAGCTCTGGCGGGTGAGGAGCCTGTGATTCATGGCATCCTGAAGAACAGCAGCTCAAAACAAGCCACAACTGACGCTGCTATGACCGTGGAGGATGGAGATGTTCAAGAGGGAGAGACGatggttgaggaggaggagctggagaaggggGAAGGGGAGCTGGCGTTTATGGAGTACGATGGAGCCGAACTTGAATATGACGAAGAGGGTGTTGAATACGAGACGGAGGAGCTTATATGTGAAGGAGACGGGTTTGAATatgagggagaggagctggagtaCGACAGGGTTAACATGGACTATGAgtatgaggaagaggagacgagaTGA